A DNA window from Ictalurus punctatus breed USDA103 chromosome 11, Coco_2.0, whole genome shotgun sequence contains the following coding sequences:
- the LOC108272247 gene encoding zinc finger protein 271: MKSEEMKLENLEAIESSDSPQRSSGTFCAKASHRQVKKEIHQCSQCGKSFGQMSNLQTHQRIHTGEKPYHCSQCGNSFSYYCNLRRHQRIHTGERPYQCSVCAKSFTSQSTLQRHQRIHTGEKPYQCSHCAKSFIESGSLINHLRTHTGEKPYHCADCGKSFTQRSNLQQHQRIHTGDKPYYCLECGKSFNRQNVLQLHQRIHTGEKPYYCLECGKHFTFQSNFRRHQCIHTAMNEDRWSEWCLLLLSPFLQTKFMCARTSRDPTPMKSEIEYEYLEPTRSSSSPQRACAALTGDTAHRRVQNECHHCSVCGKSFTKRSNLKQHQLVHTGEKPYQCSQCEKSFTKRSNLKQHQLVHTGEKPYQCSQCSTSFTQKVHLVRHQHIHTGEKPYRCSQCEKSFIDCSSLIKHQRIHTGEKVCRCALCGYSFNCLSNLKRHQRIHKGEKPYQCPQCGKSFIDKGNLIKHQKIHTGEKPHRCSHCGKSFTQRFNLLQHLHIHRGDKPYYCSVCGKSFNREYTLQLHQQIHTGVKPYYCSECGRNFSSLSNLKQHQRIHTGERPYQCSECEKSFSSSDTLKNHQRIHTGEKPYHCSLCGKSFTQIGHLQQHQRVHTGEKPHRCSECGESVAREHKHIHRAVNEDMLQFSALHNGSVKAVRYELSCLLLLSSFLHIINLSPQDPTRMKSDKIKCETLEPTESSQQSSSFQNNTSRRRMQKGGNQCSQCGKSFTQMSSLREHQRMHTGEKPYTCSHCGKSFSQRSTLKKHQRIHTGEKPYQCSQCGTSFNQKSHLKKHQRIHTGEKLYQCSQCEKSFIESGNLVKHQLIHTGERPYHCSQCGNNFTRLSNLQRHQRIHKGEKPYPCSQCGKSFIEKSKLIKHQRIHTGEKPYQCLNCGKSFTERRTLQHHLLIHTGDKPYQCLECGKSFREKTALRVHQHIHTGQKPYYCPQCGKGFTTHRSFQQHERIHTGEKPYQCSQCGKSFNNQSNLREHQRIHTGEKPYHCLQCGKSFIRRSNLQRHKHLPTAEIEDMLQFSSESVQIN; this comes from the exons ATGAAATCGGAAGAGATGAAACTTGAGAATCTGGAAGCCATAGAGAGCTCCGATAGTCCTCAAAGGTCATCTGGTACTTTCTGCGCTAAGGCTTCTCATAGACAagttaaaaaagaaattcaccagtgctcacagtgtgggaagagtttcgGTCAAATGAGTAATCTCCaaacacaccagcgcattcatacgggagagaagccgtatcactgctcacagtgtggtaACAGCTTCAGTTACTACTGTAATCTCCGGCGtcatcagcgcattcacaccGGAGAGAGGCCGTATCAGTGCTCGGTTTGTGCGAAGAGTTTTACTAGCCAGAGTACTCTCCAgcgacaccagcgcattcatacaggagagaagccgtatcagtgTTCTCATTGTGCAAAGAGTTTTATTGAGAGCGGTAGTCTCATAAACCACCTGCGAActcacacgggagagaagccgtatcactgcgcAGACtgcgggaagagttttacacaAAGAAGTAATCTCCAGCAACACCAACGCATTCACACCGGAGATAAACCGTATTACTGCTtggagtgtgggaagagttttaatcggCAGAATGTTCTTCAATTACACCAACGCATTCACACAGGGGAGAAGCCCTATTACTGTTTGGAGTGTGGAAAACATTTCACTTTCCAGAGTAATTTCCGACGGCACCAGTGCATTCACACAGCTATGAATGAAGACAGGTG GTCTGAGTGGTGTCTTCTCCTGCTGTCCCCTTTCCTACAAACCAAGTTTATGTGTGCAAGAACATCAAGAGATCCAACCCCGATGAAGTCCGAGATTGAATACGAGTATCTGGAACCCACCAGAAGCTCCAGTAGTCCTCAAAGGGCATGTGCTGCTTTAACTGGTGACACCGCTCATAGACGGGTGCAGAACGAATGTCACCACTGCTCAGTGTGTGGAAAAAGTTTCACTAAAAGGAGTAATCTGAAACAGCACCAGCttgttcacacaggagagaagccgtatcagtgctcacagtgtgagaagagtttCACTAAAAGGAGTAATCTCAAGCAGCACCAGCttgttcacacaggagagaagccgtatcagtgctcacagTGTAGTACGAGTTTCACTCAAAAGGTTCATCTCGTACGACACcagcacattcacacaggagaaaaaccgTATCGGTGTTCtcagtgtgagaagagttttatTGACTGCAGCAGTCTCATAAAACACCAACgaattcacacaggagagaaggtCTGTCGCTGCGCACTGTGCGGTTATAGCTTTAATTGCCTCAGCAATCTTAAgcgacaccagcgcattcacaaaggagagaagccgtatcagtgTCCGCAGTGCGGAAAGAGTTTTATCGATAAAGGTAATCTGATAAAACACCAGAAaattcacacgggagagaagccaCATCGCTGCtcacactgtgggaagagttttacacaAAGATTTAATCTCCTccaacacctgcacattcacagAGGAGACAAACCATATTACTGCTCAgtgtgtgggaagagtttcaaTCGAGAGTACACTCTTCAGTTACACCAACAGATTCATACAGGGGTTAAACCCTATTATTGTTCAGAGTGTGGGAGGAATTTCAGTAGTCTGAGTAATCTCAAACAACACCAgcgtattcacacaggagagaggccgtatcagtgctcagagtgtgagaagagttttagTTCTAGCGATACTCTCAAAAACCATCAGAGAATtcatacaggagagaagccgtatcactgctcgctgtgtgggaagagtttcacACAAATAGGTCATCTCCAGCAACACCAGCgtgttcacacaggagagaagccgcaTCGCTGCTCGGAGTGTGGCGAGAGTGTGGCGAGAGAACACAAGCACATTCACAGGGCTGTGAATGAGGACATGCTGCAGTTCTCA GCACTCCACAATGGCAGTGTTAAAGCAGTCAG ATATGAGTTGTCCTGTCTTCTCCTGCTTTCCTCTTTCCTACACATCATAAATTTATCTCCGCAAGATCCAACTAGGATGAAGTCAGACAAGATTAAATGTGAGACTCTGGAGCCCACAGAGAGTAGTCAACAAAGCTCATCCTTCCAAAATAACACCTCTCGCAGACGAATGCAAAAAGGAGGTAAccagtgctcacagtgtggaaagagtttcacTCAAATGAGTAGTCTCCGAGAACACCAGCGCATGCACACTGGAGAGAAGCCTTATACGTGCTCACATTGTGGGAAAAGTTTCAGTCAAAGGAGCACGCTCAAAAAACACCAGCggattcacacaggagaaaagccgtatcaGTGTTCACAGTGTGGGACGAGTTTCAAtcaaaagagtcatttgaaaaagcACCAGCGgattcacacgggagagaagctGTATCAGTGCTCgcagtgtgagaagagttttatTGAGAGCGGTAATCTCGTGAAACACCAGCTAattcacacgggagagaggCCGTATCattgctcacagtgtgggaataATTTTACTAGACTAAGTAATCTCCAgcgacaccagcgcattcacaagggagagaagccatatccatgttcacagtgtggaaagagttttattgAGAAGAGTAAGCTCATaaaacaccagcgcattcacaccggagagaagccgtatcagtgcttaaactgtgggaagagttttacagaAAGGAGGACCCTCCAACACCACCTTCTTATTCATACAGGAGATAAACCATATCAGTGTttagagtgtgggaagagttttagaGAAAAGACTGCTCTCCGAGTACACCAACACATCCACACAGGGCAGAAGCCCTATTATTGTCCTCAGTGTGGGAAGGGTTTTACTACCCATAGAAGTTTCCAGCaacatgagcgcattcacacaggagagaagccgtatcaatGTTCACAGTGTGGGAAAAGCTTTAATAACCAGAGTAATCTCCGagaacaccagcgcattcacaccggagagaaaccgtatcactgcttacagtgtgggaagagttttattaGACGAAGTAATTTGCAGCGACATAAACACCTTCCCACTGCTGAGATTGAGGACATGTTGCAGTTCTCATCAGAAAGTGTGCAAATTAACTAG